A genomic segment from Triticum dicoccoides isolate Atlit2015 ecotype Zavitan chromosome 1A, WEW_v2.0, whole genome shotgun sequence encodes:
- the LOC119360379 gene encoding protein MICRORCHIDIA 2-like isoform X2 — MLVFQDDGGGMDPEGVRQCMSLGFSTKKSKTTIGQYGNGFKTSTMRLGADAIVFTRAIRESKVTLSIGLLSYTFLRRTMKDDIVVPMLDFEVQDGQIAPLVYGSQGDWDSSLKIILDWSPFSSKEELLQQFEDMDSHGTKVVIYNLWMNDDGLLELDFDDDDEDILLRDQGQNSGASTKIQKEIIQQHISHRLRFSLRAYSSILYLKKFENFQIILRGKPVEQINIANELKFKKVVTYKPQVAHDSQVVSVKVDIGFAKEAPVLGIFGINVYHKNRLIMPFWKVLQEASSRGRSVIGVLEANFIEPAHDKQDFERTPLFIRLETKLKQIIVDYWKEKCHLIGYQPIDPKLRSQYKAALKDSGGPSVKIRHEASTAQKTGGHLSNLLPQTYDDEAAFRLTANRAGSALHSSGQGSMDSAGLEEDLVDIGSLGVLDPSCNEKLSEENLVLFTRREDLRQRDTQLKQTIGELEHELEETRRKCSQLAAELQLRRSQQQHYM; from the exons ATGCTAGTTTTTCAAG ACGATGGAGGAGGAATGGATCCTGAAGGGGTGCGCCAGTGCATGAGCCTAGGATTCTCAACCAAAAAGTCAAAGACAACCATTGGCCAGT ATGGAAATGGCTTTAAGACAAGCACAATGAGACTCGGTGCTGACGCAATTGTTTTTACTCGTGCAATACGTGAAAG TAAAGTTACCTTGAGTATTGGTTTGCTCTCTTACACTTTCCTGAGGAGAACAATGAAGGATGACATTGTTGTCCCCATG CTTGATTTTGAGGTCCAAGATGGCCAAATAGCACCTTTGGTTTATGGTTCACAGGGTGATTGGGATAGTAGCCTAAAGATAATACTTGACTGGTCCCCTTTTTCTTCGAAGGAAGAACTGCTACAGCAG TTCGAGGATATGGATAGTCATGGAACCAAGGTGGTGATATACAATTTATGGATGAATGACGATGGCCTTTTAGAACTTgacttcgatgatgatgatgag GACATATTGCTTCGGGATCAAGGTCAAAACAGTGGGGCGTCAACGAAGATTCAAAAAGAAATTATTCAGCAACATATATCTCACAGACTGAGATTCTCATTACGT GCATATAGCTCCATCCTTTACCTCAAGAAGTTTGAGAACTTCCAAATTATACTAAGAGGAAAGCCTGTTGAACAGATAAACATTGCCAATGAGCTGAAGTTTAAGAAAGTAGTTACttacaaacctcaagttgcccatgATTCTCAAGTG GTGTCAGTGAAGGTAGATATTGGCTTTGCAAAAGAGGCTCCTGTTTTGGGCATTTTTGGGATTAATGTCTACCATAAAAATCGACTAATCATG ccattctggaagGTCCTTCAAGAAGCATCTAGTAGAGGGAGAAGTGTTATAG GTGTACTTGAGGCAAATTTTATTGAGCCGGCACATGACAAGCAAGACTTTGAGAGGACTCCACTGTTCATTAGGCTGGAAACAAAACTGAAACAAATTATCGTTGATTATTG GAAAGAAAAGTGTCATCTAATAGGTTACCAGCCAATCGATCCGAAATTGAGATCCCAGTATAAGGCTGCTCTTAAAGATTCGGGCGGCCCTAGTGTGAAGATTCGGCATGAAGCTTCCACTGCTCAGAAGACTGGAGGGCACCTCTCAAATTTGCTCCCACAGACATATGATGATGAAGCAGCTTTTAGACTGACAGCTAACAGGGCAG GTTCTGCTTTGCATTCGTCTGGCCAAGGTAGTATGGACTCAGCAGGCTTGGAAGAG GATCTGGTAGATATTGGCTCTCTTGGTGTTCTTGATCCCAGTTGCAATGAGAAGTTGAGTGAAGAAAATTTGGTTCTGTTCACAAG GCGTGAAGATCTTCGGCAACGAGATACACAGTTGAAGCAGACG ATTGGCGAGCTGGAGCATGAACTAGAGGAAACAAGAAGGAAGTGCTCTCAGCTCGCAGCTGAGCTGCAGTTGCGGAGGAGCCAGCAACAACATTACATGTGA
- the LOC119360379 gene encoding protein MICRORCHIDIA 2-like isoform X1 — protein sequence MPAVMAGVDGGGRSLDCRSFWKAGASEGPSVPIREFHDALETGDFDRARVHPKFLHTNATSHKWAFGAISELLDNAVDEICNGATFIKVDKSTNTKDNSPMLVFQDDGGGMDPEGVRQCMSLGFSTKKSKTTIGQYGNGFKTSTMRLGADAIVFTRAIRESKVTLSIGLLSYTFLRRTMKDDIVVPMLDFEVQDGQIAPLVYGSQGDWDSSLKIILDWSPFSSKEELLQQFEDMDSHGTKVVIYNLWMNDDGLLELDFDDDDEDILLRDQGQNSGASTKIQKEIIQQHISHRLRFSLRAYSSILYLKKFENFQIILRGKPVEQINIANELKFKKVVTYKPQVAHDSQVVSVKVDIGFAKEAPVLGIFGINVYHKNRLIMPFWKVLQEASSRGRSVIGVLEANFIEPAHDKQDFERTPLFIRLETKLKQIIVDYWKEKCHLIGYQPIDPKLRSQYKAALKDSGGPSVKIRHEASTAQKTGGHLSNLLPQTYDDEAAFRLTANRAGSALHSSGQGSMDSAGLEEDLVDIGSLGVLDPSCNEKLSEENLVLFTRREDLRQRDTQLKQTIGELEHELEETRRKCSQLAAELQLRRSQQQHYM from the exons ATGCCGGCGGTGATGGCCGGCGTTGACGGCGGCGGTCGATCCCTGGATTGCCGCAGCTTCTGGAAGGCCGGCGCCAGCGAGGGCCCCTCCGTCCCCATCCGCGAGTTCCACG ATGCGCTGGAGACAGGGGACTTCGACCGCGCCCGCGTGCACCCCAAGTTCCTCCACACCAACGCCACCTCCCACAAGTGGGCGTTCGGAG CTATATCTGAACTTCTTGACAATGCGGTAGATGAG ATCTGCAATGGTGCCACATTCATAAAAGTGGATAAAAGCACCAACACGAAAGACAACAGTCCAATGCTAGTTTTTCAAG ACGATGGAGGAGGAATGGATCCTGAAGGGGTGCGCCAGTGCATGAGCCTAGGATTCTCAACCAAAAAGTCAAAGACAACCATTGGCCAGT ATGGAAATGGCTTTAAGACAAGCACAATGAGACTCGGTGCTGACGCAATTGTTTTTACTCGTGCAATACGTGAAAG TAAAGTTACCTTGAGTATTGGTTTGCTCTCTTACACTTTCCTGAGGAGAACAATGAAGGATGACATTGTTGTCCCCATG CTTGATTTTGAGGTCCAAGATGGCCAAATAGCACCTTTGGTTTATGGTTCACAGGGTGATTGGGATAGTAGCCTAAAGATAATACTTGACTGGTCCCCTTTTTCTTCGAAGGAAGAACTGCTACAGCAG TTCGAGGATATGGATAGTCATGGAACCAAGGTGGTGATATACAATTTATGGATGAATGACGATGGCCTTTTAGAACTTgacttcgatgatgatgatgag GACATATTGCTTCGGGATCAAGGTCAAAACAGTGGGGCGTCAACGAAGATTCAAAAAGAAATTATTCAGCAACATATATCTCACAGACTGAGATTCTCATTACGT GCATATAGCTCCATCCTTTACCTCAAGAAGTTTGAGAACTTCCAAATTATACTAAGAGGAAAGCCTGTTGAACAGATAAACATTGCCAATGAGCTGAAGTTTAAGAAAGTAGTTACttacaaacctcaagttgcccatgATTCTCAAGTG GTGTCAGTGAAGGTAGATATTGGCTTTGCAAAAGAGGCTCCTGTTTTGGGCATTTTTGGGATTAATGTCTACCATAAAAATCGACTAATCATG ccattctggaagGTCCTTCAAGAAGCATCTAGTAGAGGGAGAAGTGTTATAG GTGTACTTGAGGCAAATTTTATTGAGCCGGCACATGACAAGCAAGACTTTGAGAGGACTCCACTGTTCATTAGGCTGGAAACAAAACTGAAACAAATTATCGTTGATTATTG GAAAGAAAAGTGTCATCTAATAGGTTACCAGCCAATCGATCCGAAATTGAGATCCCAGTATAAGGCTGCTCTTAAAGATTCGGGCGGCCCTAGTGTGAAGATTCGGCATGAAGCTTCCACTGCTCAGAAGACTGGAGGGCACCTCTCAAATTTGCTCCCACAGACATATGATGATGAAGCAGCTTTTAGACTGACAGCTAACAGGGCAG GTTCTGCTTTGCATTCGTCTGGCCAAGGTAGTATGGACTCAGCAGGCTTGGAAGAG GATCTGGTAGATATTGGCTCTCTTGGTGTTCTTGATCCCAGTTGCAATGAGAAGTTGAGTGAAGAAAATTTGGTTCTGTTCACAAG GCGTGAAGATCTTCGGCAACGAGATACACAGTTGAAGCAGACG ATTGGCGAGCTGGAGCATGAACTAGAGGAAACAAGAAGGAAGTGCTCTCAGCTCGCAGCTGAGCTGCAGTTGCGGAGGAGCCAGCAACAACATTACATGTGA